A single genomic interval of Deltaproteobacteria bacterium harbors:
- a CDS encoding transcription termination factor Rho has translation MDGEGQRPPAPPDTAQPAAADAPEPGNARYPQQQGVNGNGAGQYAQNQEAQGGGGGRRRFRRNRRGGRGRRGKGHGQNQVPAPLDAQGRIVDVENDGGQEGAAEEAGGEPASAQTQPPPSEQQAGTEAVPQTAEGAPQQQQQPPQQNRPPQQHRQQQQQRPQQQPRHEPAQPVEGVLDVDHRGNGRLRNPKYNFLPQGDDADVPRHIIDRDHLRPGVLLTGQAVRRNGRLQVIKTDSVEGLPPQDAARRTAFQNLTVIDPDDRVVLETTSKELLTRVIDIVAPIGLGQRMLIVAPPKTGKTIMLQKICHAITQNRPEVQQMVLLVDERPEEVTDFRRTVKADVFASSSDRPTDEHIHVAEVVLERAKRLVEGGKDVVILLDSITRLSRAYNKEVESSGRTLSGGIDSRALERPKRFFGAARNAEEGGSLTIVATALIDTGSRMDEVIFEEFKGTGNSEINLDRQLAEKRIFPAINIQTSGTRKEEKLFSQHEYEKVKKLRGALFALKPVEAMERLLKSLNEFRSNAEFLDAI, from the coding sequence ATGGATGGAGAAGGACAGCGTCCCCCCGCACCACCGGATACCGCGCAGCCGGCTGCCGCCGATGCGCCCGAGCCGGGCAACGCCCGTTATCCCCAGCAGCAGGGCGTGAACGGCAACGGCGCCGGACAGTACGCGCAGAACCAGGAAGCCCAGGGTGGCGGCGGCGGACGGCGCCGCTTCCGGCGAAACCGCCGCGGCGGTCGCGGCCGCCGGGGCAAGGGTCATGGCCAGAACCAGGTTCCGGCGCCGCTCGACGCGCAGGGTCGCATCGTCGATGTCGAGAACGACGGAGGCCAGGAGGGCGCGGCGGAGGAGGCTGGCGGCGAACCAGCGTCCGCACAGACGCAACCGCCGCCTTCGGAGCAGCAGGCCGGCACGGAGGCGGTGCCACAGACGGCGGAAGGCGCTCCACAGCAGCAACAGCAACCGCCGCAGCAGAACCGGCCGCCGCAGCAGCACCGGCAGCAGCAACAGCAGCGGCCGCAGCAGCAGCCGCGGCATGAGCCGGCGCAACCGGTCGAAGGCGTCCTGGACGTCGATCACCGCGGCAACGGGCGACTCCGCAATCCGAAATACAACTTCCTCCCCCAGGGCGACGACGCCGACGTGCCGCGGCACATCATCGACCGCGATCACCTGCGCCCAGGAGTGCTCCTCACCGGCCAGGCTGTCCGCCGCAACGGCAGGCTGCAGGTGATCAAGACGGACTCCGTCGAAGGACTGCCTCCGCAGGACGCGGCGCGGCGCACCGCTTTCCAGAACCTCACGGTCATCGACCCCGACGACCGGGTCGTGCTGGAAACCACCTCCAAGGAGCTGCTCACCCGGGTCATCGACATCGTGGCGCCGATCGGCCTCGGGCAGCGCATGCTGATCGTAGCGCCGCCGAAGACCGGCAAGACGATCATGCTGCAGAAGATCTGCCACGCGATCACGCAGAACCGGCCCGAGGTACAGCAGATGGTCCTGCTGGTCGACGAGCGTCCGGAGGAAGTCACGGACTTCCGGCGCACGGTGAAGGCGGACGTGTTCGCCTCGTCATCCGACCGGCCGACGGACGAGCACATCCACGTGGCGGAGGTGGTGCTCGAGCGCGCCAAGCGCCTCGTCGAGGGCGGCAAGGACGTGGTGATCCTCCTCGACTCGATCACCCGCCTCTCGCGCGCCTACAACAAGGAAGTGGAATCCAGCGGCCGGACCCTGTCGGGCGGTATCGACTCGCGCGCGCTGGAGCGTCCGAAGCGGTTCTTCGGGGCGGCGCGCAACGCCGAGGAAGGCGGCTCGCTCACCATCGTCGCCACGGCGCTGATCGACACCGGGTCGCGGATGGACGAGGTGATCTTCGAGGAGTTCAAGGGCACCGGGAACTCCGAGATCAACCTCGACCGCCAGCTGGCGGAGAAGCGCATCTTCCCTGCCATCAACATCCAGACTTCAGGCACCCGCAAGGAAGAGAAGCTCTTCAGCCAGCACGAGTACGAGAAGGTGAAGAAGCTCCGCGGCGCCCTCTTCGCCCTCAAGCCCGTGGAAGCGATGGAGCGCCTGCTCAAGTCCCTGAACGAATTCCGCTCCAACGCGGAATTCCTCGACGCGATCTAG